The genome window CGGGCGTTGCCCGCCGCCCACTCGACCATGTGCCAGGCTTCGGCGACGTCTGCTTTCCCCTCGGAGATCTCCTTGCCACACTCTTTGGTGATGATCTCGCCCAGCTCGTCGTGGCGCTCGCGCAGTTCGTGATAGATGTCCCAGAGGTACTCCGCGCGGTCGATATGTGAAAGTTCACGCCACTCCTCGAAGGCGTCCTCCGCAGCCTCGAGCGCCGCGTCGACGTCCGCTTCCGTGCCGCGGTGGAACGTCGCAAGCGGTTCGCCGGTCGCCGGATTCTCACTGTCGAACGTCTCCGAGCCGTGTCCGTCGGTCCACTCGCCGTTTACGTAATGGCGGTACGGGTCTGTCGTCGCTTGTTCGGACATACCTGTACCTACTCGGCGGCCACCGTGTACGTCGACCCTCCCATGGTCGGCTCGGGCCGCTCGAGTTCGTTTCTCCGAACGGGAAGGTGATAGAATTGGTCGGGTCGTAGCTTATTGGGACGCTCTCGACCTACTATAGTAAGATGATTCCACCGATCGCTAACCGATTCGTCGCTGGTGAGTCACCCAGCGAGGTGCTCGAGCACGTCCGAACGCTCAACACGCGAAACGTTGCCGGGATTTGTAACCTCCTCGGCGAACACTACGACGATCCGGCCGACGCGACGGGAGATACGTACGCATATATCGGCTTGATCGACGAGATCGCGGACGCGGGCATCGACGGCTGCGTCTCGGTGAAACCGTCCCAGATCGGCCTCGACCTCGGCCAGGACGTGTTCGACGAGAACCTCACCAAAATCGTCGAACGCGGTGCCGAACGGGACGTCTTCGTCTGGGTCGACATGGAAGATCACACGACGACCGATGCGACCCTCGACGTCTACGAGCCGCTCGTCCGCGAACACGGCGGGATGGGACTCTGTCTCCAGGCTAACCTCAAGCGAACCCGCGAGGACGTAGAACGTCTGGCAGACGCACCGGGAAAAGTGCGAATCGTCAAGGGAGCGTACGACGAGCCCAGTGAGGTCGCCTACAAGGACAAGGGTCGCGTCGACGAGGTCTACCTCGAGTTGATCGAGTACATGTTCGAACACTTCGAGGACGGCGTCGCCATCGGGAGTCACGATCCAGCAGTCATCGCACGGGCTCGCCAGTTCCACCAGGAGTACGGGACACCCTACGAAATCCAGATGCTGACGGGCGTTCGAACCGACGCCCAGTACGAACTCGCCGCCGCGGGCGTCGAGGTCTATCAGTACGTCCCCTACGGGCAAAAATGGGCGTCGTACTTCTACCGACGGGTCAGAGAACGCAAAGAGAACCTCCTGTTCGCCGTTCGAGCGATCCTCAGCTGACCGATACCGCCTCGAGATCGGGTAAGCCGGTACGCTACCGGTCGCACCGACCGTCGCACACAGTCACCCCCCTACGGCCTGTAGTGATCCCGTATACTATACCCGACGTTGTCCTGAGGTGTGTGACTGGACAGGGTCCCAGTCAGCCTGTGCTTTCCTGTAGCCCCGACTCTCAGGGGTCGAGGAGCGTCGACTCTGCCTTCCGGAGGTGCTCTAAGAGCGTCGATTTCGAGACGTCGAGGTCGTCAGCGAGTTCGCGGGTCGTCGTTCCACGGGGCCACTCGTAGTAGCCCGTCTCACGGGCATGTTCGAACACCTCTCGCTGAGTCGGCGTCAGATTGTCGAGTCGCCGATCACGAGAGGAACGGCCATCCGGATCGGACGTCGTAATCGATGCGACGGACACGTCCGCTCCCGACGTTTCACGAACCTGATCGAGTGCGTCTTCGATCTCACTGCGTTCGCCTGCAAAGCAGACGTGCCACTCCTCGCTGCCGCCCTGGATGCGCACCGGCGCGCTGTGGACGAATCCGTTTTCGAGGAGAGTCGGACACATCATGTCGTTCGGATCGTACTCGACGAAGAACTCACGAACGACGTTTCCCGGCGCGTTGCGCGCCCGGCCGAATCGTTCCTGTAACTCGAGGACGTCGCCCGAGTGCTCGGAGTCTCGAATAGCCTCGAGGAGCATCTCGACTTCGTCGACTGTCTCTCCAAACGCGGTGAACAGGCCATTGACCCTTCGGGGGCTATCACTGACAGCGCTGGGTGAGTCGTAGATCGCGTGTGCTAACACACCACCGCCGGTTTGGCCCGTCGCTTCGATGGCCCAGCAGTTTGGGTGCCACAGATCAAGCGTCAACCGGACGCCTGAGGAAGGTTCCGCCTGGCTCATACCTGTTCATGCTGCTGGTGAACCTTCTATGTGACGGTCTAGCGAATCGCAGTACTGTCAACGGGTCCGGTCAGACTCGTCGACGACATCCCCTTCTGTGGACAGACACCGCGCGCACAATGTTATCGACTGGATGCCTGAAGTTAAGTAACGGGCCCACCGACGAGTAGCTATGAGTCTGGGACAGCGCGTCTCGAGCGACCATCAGCTCGCTCGACTCCTCCAGATCGGGGTCGTGCTGGAAGAGGTCGTCGAGTCCCGCGCCGCACACCACCTCGAATCACTCCCGGAGGACGAACGGGACGCGATCGACGACGAGGTGTACGCGTTGCTTGCGGAAGCCGCCGAAGAGTCGGCCGACCATCGCGAACGGCTGGAGGCGCTCGTCGACGAACTCGACGCCGAAACCGTCCCCTACGAGGAGATCAACCAGCTGGTCAGCGCCCGGTACGGCCCGCCGGAGGACACCGATGGGGTCCTCTACGATCAACTGGCCAACGAAGAGACGGCCTATAAGTTCTACGACGACCTGATCGATGCAGTCGAGACGTCCGACGCCGAGTTCGCGATCGATCGGAACCGGCTGCTCGAGACGCTGTATGACATCCGTGAAGAGGAAAAAGAGGGTGTCGAGGACGTAACCGACATCATGGAGCGCAGAGCATGATCTGGGCAAGTGAGGCGGCGGGCGGGCCGATCGAGGTACAGCCAGACACGACCGACCGGACGACGGACACGGCCGACTCCAACGGAGGACAGCGATGAACACTGGAGACCAATATCTCAAGGCGATCTATCTCGCCCAGCGCATCGAAGAAGGCCCCGCTTCGACGGGGACGCTCGCCGACTTACTCGAGGTCAGCCCCGCGAGCGTCAACGAGATGATCGGCAAACTCGAAGCACGCGATCTCGTCGAACACGAGAAGTACAAGGGCGCGAGCCTGACCGACGAAGGGCTCGAGCGCGCCCACGATGCCCTCCAGACCTACTGTATCATCGAACGGTTCCTCGCGAACGTCCTCGAGGTCGAAGAGTACCGCGAGGAGGCCCGCGCACTCGAGAGCGTCATCGACGACACCGTCGCCGAGCGCCTGGACACCATCATCGACCGGCCAGCGGAGTGTCCCGATTGTTTCGACGCCGAACGAGACCGCTGTAAACACCTCGAACTCGAGGGCCGGGCCGACTGACCCGGCGGAAACTGCCGACACTACTCCGCTGAGCGTCCTCGACCGACAGCTCGTTCGGTCCCGAAACTAACGTAGCGATAACCCACCACCGCTGCGAGCAAGAGCGCCACGACGACCGTCACCGAGAGGCCAAACGGCAATGACCACGGATCGTCCTCCCAATCCGCCTCGAAGACGTCCGCATAGTACTCGCCAGCCTCAGTCCCGTGAACCGCCAGAAGAACCTCCCGATTGTTCTCGAAGGCGTTCTGGTTCCAGTTCGCACTGCCGACGATCGCGACCTCCCGATCGACGACGACACCCTTGGCGTGGATTTTCTCGAACCGGTCCGTCTCGTCGACGAGTTCGACTTCGAGCGGGAGGCCCTCCGTGGCCGCGGTTCGCTCGAGGTCGTCCCGGAGCGCCGCGTTCTCGTCCTCGTGGTACCAGGTTGAATCGAGCAAGATCCGGACGTCGACGCCACGACGGGCCGCCGCGACGGTCTCCTCGA of Natrarchaeobaculum sulfurireducens contains these proteins:
- a CDS encoding proline dehydrogenase family protein translates to MIPPIANRFVAGESPSEVLEHVRTLNTRNVAGICNLLGEHYDDPADATGDTYAYIGLIDEIADAGIDGCVSVKPSQIGLDLGQDVFDENLTKIVERGAERDVFVWVDMEDHTTTDATLDVYEPLVREHGGMGLCLQANLKRTREDVERLADAPGKVRIVKGAYDEPSEVAYKDKGRVDEVYLELIEYMFEHFEDGVAIGSHDPAVIARARQFHQEYGTPYEIQMLTGVRTDAQYELAAAGVEVYQYVPYGQKWASYFYRRVRERKENLLFAVRAILS
- a CDS encoding helix-turn-helix domain-containing protein; translated protein: MSQAEPSSGVRLTLDLWHPNCWAIEATGQTGGGVLAHAIYDSPSAVSDSPRRVNGLFTAFGETVDEVEMLLEAIRDSEHSGDVLELQERFGRARNAPGNVVREFFVEYDPNDMMCPTLLENGFVHSAPVRIQGGSEEWHVCFAGERSEIEDALDQVRETSGADVSVASITTSDPDGRSSRDRRLDNLTPTQREVFEHARETGYYEWPRGTTTRELADDLDVSKSTLLEHLRKAESTLLDP
- a CDS encoding ferritin-like domain-containing protein, translated to MSLGQRVSSDHQLARLLQIGVVLEEVVESRAAHHLESLPEDERDAIDDEVYALLAEAAEESADHRERLEALVDELDAETVPYEEINQLVSARYGPPEDTDGVLYDQLANEETAYKFYDDLIDAVETSDAEFAIDRNRLLETLYDIREEEKEGVEDVTDIMERRA
- a CDS encoding metal-dependent transcriptional regulator, which translates into the protein MNTGDQYLKAIYLAQRIEEGPASTGTLADLLEVSPASVNEMIGKLEARDLVEHEKYKGASLTDEGLERAHDALQTYCIIERFLANVLEVEEYREEARALESVIDDTVAERLDTIIDRPAECPDCFDAERDRCKHLELEGRAD